In one Prosthecobacter debontii genomic region, the following are encoded:
- a CDS encoding efflux RND transporter periplasmic adaptor subunit, whose product MMEILDTPVKAEQEQTRLLEAQVPSAFRSDLQISHQVFEGRAFVIIKDPLSLKYFRLPVEDYSLAALFDGRRSVVEIRCAFLEAYPHVALAQSDQSLNERIIQFAHELLVAGFLEATAVGAHKQLQLERSRQRPQTPWGMFMSALFLKIPLWDPDRLLTRLERPLRAIWTWRGFVISLVIFVAGLSVFVLNFPRIAPSLNDFLTLPNLALVWVLTIVVKVIHEFGHGLTCKHYGGEVHEMGAMVIVFSPFLYADVTDSYLFPRRRHRVLVAAAGIYVELVIAAIATLLWAVSQLGPGQQLLFNLMLITSVWTVLFNANPLMKFDGYYMLTDILGVPNLRSKAQLCVSDLCRRWIFGGEAKPQVERLLPRQNRGWFVLYSFAAQLYLLQITLGIAMIFHHLLKPYGLSWLGDAIGIGALISMLIVPVVSFFKQQLAQQRHQPSRWRRPLTVLAGGVVVLTVILFSPWQIKVERPAVMQSVEQDWVRAEVPGKIEEIRVRTGQTVQAGETLAVLSSPRLSSAVTVGKLEVERRRKYLDLTLGANAPAYYQQAKTSLAEAEIALVEAQRQDEKRILKAPRAGVVLTPDLDRLSSAAMRPGDALCEIADLTQLRVFIPLNERQARDIHAGQKVELRMRARPQETYLGEVVADLKTPPTTELPPNLVATLGGDIAAQPDAQGHLKPLEVIYGVTVLLHNPDGHLRPGMTGSARVYGDELPVWQVLWQRILDFVSLDYRL is encoded by the coding sequence GTCTTCGAGGGGCGCGCCTTTGTGATCATTAAGGACCCGCTTTCCTTGAAATACTTTCGGTTACCGGTAGAGGACTACAGCCTTGCCGCACTGTTTGATGGAAGGCGCTCGGTGGTGGAGATCAGGTGTGCTTTTTTAGAGGCTTATCCGCATGTGGCTTTGGCGCAGAGTGATCAGTCGCTCAATGAGCGGATCATCCAGTTTGCTCATGAGTTGCTCGTGGCCGGGTTTCTGGAGGCCACTGCGGTCGGTGCCCACAAGCAACTGCAACTGGAACGTTCCCGCCAGAGGCCCCAAACCCCGTGGGGGATGTTCATGAGTGCGCTGTTTCTCAAGATTCCGCTCTGGGATCCTGATCGGTTGCTGACGCGTCTGGAGAGGCCGCTGCGGGCGATTTGGACTTGGCGCGGGTTCGTCATCAGCCTAGTCATTTTCGTCGCTGGGCTTTCGGTTTTCGTGCTCAATTTCCCGCGCATTGCCCCCTCGCTGAATGATTTCCTGACCCTGCCCAATCTCGCGCTGGTGTGGGTGCTCACCATTGTGGTGAAGGTCATTCATGAATTCGGTCATGGACTGACGTGCAAGCATTACGGGGGGGAGGTGCATGAGATGGGGGCGATGGTCATTGTGTTCAGCCCGTTTCTGTATGCGGATGTCACGGACAGTTATCTTTTTCCACGTCGTCGGCATCGTGTCTTGGTGGCAGCCGCCGGGATCTACGTCGAGTTGGTGATCGCTGCCATCGCCACGCTTTTGTGGGCGGTCTCTCAGCTCGGGCCCGGGCAGCAGTTGCTGTTCAATCTGATGCTGATCACCAGTGTCTGGACGGTGCTCTTCAATGCCAATCCGCTGATGAAGTTCGACGGTTACTACATGCTGACGGACATTCTGGGCGTGCCCAATCTGCGCTCGAAGGCCCAACTCTGCGTGAGTGATCTGTGTCGCCGTTGGATCTTCGGTGGCGAAGCTAAGCCACAGGTCGAGCGGCTGTTGCCGCGGCAAAATCGCGGCTGGTTTGTCTTGTATAGTTTCGCCGCCCAGCTCTATCTGCTGCAGATCACGCTAGGGATTGCGATGATCTTCCACCATCTGTTGAAGCCCTATGGCCTGAGCTGGTTGGGAGATGCCATTGGGATCGGCGCATTGATCTCCATGTTGATCGTCCCTGTGGTTTCCTTTTTCAAACAGCAGCTCGCACAGCAGCGCCATCAGCCTTCACGTTGGCGGCGGCCTCTGACAGTGCTTGCGGGGGGCGTTGTTGTGCTGACCGTGATCTTATTCAGCCCCTGGCAGATCAAGGTGGAGCGCCCGGCCGTCATGCAGTCGGTGGAGCAGGATTGGGTGCGTGCAGAGGTGCCTGGGAAGATCGAAGAGATTCGTGTGCGGACGGGGCAAACGGTGCAGGCGGGTGAAACTCTTGCCGTGCTATCCAGCCCCCGTCTCAGCAGCGCGGTAACTGTGGGCAAGCTGGAAGTGGAGCGGCGCCGGAAGTATTTGGATCTCACCTTAGGGGCGAATGCTCCGGCCTATTATCAGCAAGCCAAGACCTCCCTGGCTGAGGCAGAGATTGCGCTGGTAGAAGCTCAGCGTCAGGATGAAAAACGCATCCTGAAGGCACCCCGTGCCGGAGTGGTGTTAACACCGGATCTTGATCGCTTGAGTTCGGCGGCCATGCGCCCTGGAGATGCCCTGTGTGAGATTGCGGACCTGACTCAACTACGCGTGTTCATCCCGCTCAATGAACGTCAGGCGCGTGACATCCATGCTGGCCAAAAGGTGGAACTACGGATGCGTGCCCGGCCTCAGGAGACCTACCTTGGCGAGGTGGTGGCAGACCTGAAAACCCCACCCACCACTGAGCTGCCGCCGAACCTCGTCGCCACGCTCGGAGGGGACATCGCGGCGCAGCCCGATGCTCAGGGGCACCTGAAACCGCTGGAGGTGATTTACGGGGTGACCGTGCTTCTCCACAATCCGGATGGGCACCTCCGACCGGGAATGACGGGGAGTGCCCGTGTGTATGGTGATGAACTGCCCGTCTGGCAGGTGCTCTGGCAGAGGATCTTGGACTTTGTGAGCCTGGATTACCGGCTTTAA
- a CDS encoding redoxin domain-containing protein, with translation MKRSAFFLTLLLTGSATAQLAIVEQRFKELDKNGDGLIAGEEMQAADYLSKLDLDGNGSLTLAEAKTAIARTEKAKTAATPGKTGIAEFDKLDKNGDGLLTRDELLQKRWMRFLDGNADGQVTLAEATEAMSRLRKKGLPEESTAPVTPASEDPSLKEAPEILKGSEHGVGHLVADLVLKDNHGQEQPLSQRLEQSQGIILAFFGATCPISGKLGAELARLEKDAAEQQVQMLLVCPVAVETAEDIQAFITKHGLTSPVIHDTDGQLAQALQATTTTEVFLLDAARTLIYRGAINDQYGLGYAKDKPNKTYLRDALAAMLRHESPEITATTAPGCALDHQEKTQVVQKNVTYHNQIARIMQANCVTCHRKDAIGPFSLETYDDVIENAGMIRKQVERGAMPPWFAAEPPTGQHSLWINDTSLSAQDKQDLLTWLAGGRPLGNPSDAPKPLHFPEEWAIGTPDAIVQLPKPISIKAEGTMPYQFVTATTSFDKDQWVQGYEIMPTDRAVVHHVIVQVHPKGSDVKDRGEGTEGYWAAYVPGNSAHIWPEGFAKKLPAGSIVSFQIHYTPNGRKTEDQLRMGLVFAKEPPRYLVHTAAVAHTRLNIPAGEGHHIEVKEQTVPRDMNVMAYMAHMHVRGKAFKFEVTPPGGGTPEVLLDIPRYDFNWQLRYDYAQPRFLARGSKVKITAVFDNSESNPANPDPTKNVRWGPQTQDEMMIGYFEYYTSSGADVAVQ, from the coding sequence ATGAAACGCTCAGCCTTTTTCCTCACTCTTTTGCTCACCGGTTCCGCCACCGCGCAGCTCGCTATCGTGGAGCAGCGCTTCAAGGAACTGGACAAGAATGGCGATGGCTTAATCGCAGGTGAAGAGATGCAAGCCGCGGATTATCTGTCCAAGCTGGACCTGGATGGCAATGGCTCACTCACGCTGGCGGAAGCGAAAACAGCCATTGCCCGAACCGAGAAAGCCAAGACCGCCGCGACACCCGGAAAAACAGGCATCGCGGAATTCGATAAACTGGACAAAAACGGCGATGGCCTCCTCACTCGCGACGAATTACTGCAAAAGCGATGGATGCGTTTCCTCGATGGCAATGCGGACGGCCAAGTCACTCTAGCCGAAGCCACCGAAGCCATGAGCCGACTGCGCAAGAAGGGCCTGCCTGAAGAAAGCACCGCCCCGGTCACGCCAGCCTCTGAAGACCCCAGCCTGAAGGAAGCCCCTGAAATCCTGAAAGGCAGTGAGCATGGCGTCGGTCATCTGGTGGCCGATCTTGTCCTGAAAGATAACCACGGCCAAGAGCAGCCTCTGAGTCAACGCTTGGAGCAAAGCCAGGGCATAATCCTCGCCTTCTTCGGAGCCACCTGCCCCATCAGCGGTAAGCTAGGAGCGGAACTCGCTCGCTTAGAAAAAGACGCCGCCGAGCAGCAGGTTCAGATGCTATTGGTCTGTCCAGTCGCGGTAGAAACGGCGGAGGATATCCAAGCCTTCATCACCAAGCACGGCCTCACCTCACCCGTCATTCACGACACCGATGGCCAGCTCGCACAGGCTCTGCAGGCCACCACCACCACGGAAGTCTTTCTTCTGGATGCCGCACGCACACTGATTTATCGCGGGGCCATCAATGACCAATACGGCCTCGGTTACGCCAAGGACAAACCTAACAAGACCTATCTTCGCGACGCACTGGCCGCGATGCTGCGTCACGAAAGTCCTGAGATCACCGCGACCACAGCCCCAGGTTGTGCCCTGGATCACCAGGAAAAAACTCAGGTCGTTCAAAAAAACGTGACTTATCACAACCAGATCGCTCGCATCATGCAGGCCAATTGTGTGACCTGTCACCGCAAAGATGCCATCGGCCCCTTCAGCCTGGAAACCTATGACGACGTTATCGAAAACGCCGGTATGATTCGCAAGCAGGTGGAGCGAGGTGCCATGCCTCCGTGGTTTGCCGCCGAGCCGCCTACCGGCCAGCACAGCCTCTGGATCAACGACACCTCTCTCTCTGCTCAGGATAAGCAAGACCTCCTGACCTGGCTAGCCGGCGGCCGTCCACTTGGCAATCCCTCCGATGCGCCCAAGCCACTGCACTTTCCTGAAGAATGGGCCATCGGCACCCCGGATGCCATCGTGCAGCTTCCCAAGCCGATCTCCATCAAAGCCGAAGGCACCATGCCTTACCAGTTCGTCACCGCCACCACCTCCTTTGACAAAGATCAGTGGGTTCAAGGTTACGAAATCATGCCCACCGACCGAGCCGTGGTCCATCATGTCATCGTGCAAGTCCATCCCAAAGGCAGTGATGTGAAGGACCGTGGTGAGGGAACCGAGGGTTATTGGGCAGCCTATGTCCCCGGTAACTCCGCGCACATCTGGCCAGAAGGTTTTGCCAAAAAACTCCCCGCAGGTTCCATCGTCAGCTTTCAGATTCATTACACCCCGAATGGCCGCAAGACTGAGGACCAACTGCGCATGGGACTCGTCTTTGCGAAAGAGCCACCCCGTTACCTGGTCCACACCGCCGCCGTCGCGCATACCCGCCTGAACATCCCTGCCGGTGAGGGACATCACATCGAAGTGAAGGAACAAACGGTGCCCCGCGACATGAACGTCATGGCCTACATGGCTCACATGCATGTGCGAGGCAAAGCCTTCAAATTTGAAGTAACACCTCCCGGTGGAGGCACACCCGAAGTGCTGCTGGATATCCCCCGCTACGACTTCAACTGGCAGCTTCGTTATGACTATGCGCAACCCCGCTTTCTAGCTCGCGGCAGCAAGGTCAAGATCACCGCCGTCTTCGATAACAGCGAGAGCAATCCCGCCAATCCAGACCCCACAAAGAACGTGCGTTGGGGTCCCCAGACCCAGGATGAAATGATGATAGGCTACTTCGAGTATTACACCTCCAGCGGTGCCGATGTGGCCGTGCAGTAA
- a CDS encoding sterol desaturase family protein produces MRLKSFNFWEVTSGNVLGLTTQYLIYCGIAWVLGYWLFKRAWFHREIISRFPRSRDIWRDIGLSVSSILIFSLVAGLTYLAAKKGWTQIYWKRAEHSQVWFWTSIVCTIFLHDAWFYWTHRLMHHKKLFKWFHKAHHLSHNPTPWTAYAMDPLEALVNAMIFPLAALTLPLHLHAFSLFMVWQIVFNVAGHAGYEFYPRWSLRTPLGWILNTPTNHVMHHEKLRGNYGLYFNLWDRLMGTNHAEYEKRFTEITSGNKRATTTTPPSSAPAATP; encoded by the coding sequence ATGAGACTCAAATCCTTCAACTTCTGGGAAGTCACTTCTGGGAATGTGCTGGGTCTGACCACCCAATATCTGATCTACTGCGGCATTGCCTGGGTGTTGGGCTATTGGCTTTTCAAACGGGCGTGGTTTCACCGTGAAATCATCTCCCGTTTTCCCCGTAGCCGAGACATCTGGCGAGACATTGGGTTATCCGTCTCCTCCATCCTCATCTTCAGCCTGGTGGCAGGCCTCACTTATTTAGCGGCCAAAAAAGGTTGGACCCAGATCTATTGGAAACGGGCGGAGCATAGCCAAGTTTGGTTTTGGACCAGCATCGTCTGCACGATCTTCCTGCATGACGCTTGGTTTTACTGGACGCATCGACTCATGCACCACAAGAAGCTATTCAAGTGGTTTCACAAGGCCCATCACCTTTCGCACAATCCGACCCCATGGACAGCTTATGCCATGGACCCGCTCGAAGCCTTGGTGAACGCGATGATCTTTCCCCTCGCTGCCTTGACCCTCCCGCTGCACCTCCATGCCTTCAGTCTGTTCATGGTCTGGCAGATTGTTTTCAACGTGGCGGGCCATGCAGGCTATGAATTTTACCCGCGTTGGTCTCTACGAACGCCCCTGGGTTGGATCCTCAATACCCCAACCAACCACGTCATGCACCATGAGAAACTGCGGGGAAACTACGGGCTCTATTTCAATCTCTGGGATCGCCTCATGGGCACGAATCACGCCGAATACGAAAAGCGTTTCACCGAGATCACCAGCGGTAACAAAAGGGCCACGACGACAACACCTCCCTCCTCGGCTCCAGCCGCGACACCATAG
- a CDS encoding MOSC domain-containing protein, with protein MRILHLYISPEHNYFGHHGKPPGQAAIEEVESVECVAGQGLVGDRFFGHKENYKGQVTFFAHEVYERLCEQFQAMGISPAIFRRNVITKGVDLNTLIGQEFEVQGVRFIGTEECRPCYWMDQALAPGAEEAMKGNGGLRARVLSDGTLRKD; from the coding sequence ATGCGGATTCTCCACCTCTACATTTCCCCAGAGCACAACTACTTTGGGCATCATGGCAAGCCGCCAGGCCAAGCGGCGATTGAGGAAGTGGAATCAGTGGAATGTGTGGCGGGTCAGGGCTTGGTCGGAGATCGCTTCTTCGGCCACAAAGAGAATTACAAAGGCCAAGTGACCTTCTTTGCCCATGAAGTGTATGAGCGACTCTGCGAGCAGTTCCAGGCCATGGGCATCTCACCTGCCATCTTTCGTCGCAATGTGATCACGAAAGGAGTCGATCTCAATACGCTGATCGGTCAGGAGTTCGAAGTCCAAGGCGTGCGCTTCATCGGCACGGAGGAATGCCGACCTTGCTACTGGATGGATCAGGCTTTAGCGCCTGGGGCCGAAGAAGCCATGAAGGGCAATGGCGGCCTGCGCGCGCGTGTCCTTAGCGATGGCACGCTGCGCAAAGACTAA
- a CDS encoding N-acetylmuramic acid 6-phosphate etherase, whose product MTASIVSPVLLGIEGGGTRTSVRLVDGAGTTLMNFQTGPAVLSLMTDRELRWHLRAIAERLLYVPQAIGVGLAGARTHVDQERLAKAISRIWPNIPCVATNDLETALAAAPESVKELPRVLVLSGTGSCCFGRTPDGRTAKVGGRGHIIGDRGSACDIGLRALRAVMADLDHRGRMGKLGVAILNALMFNEPDQLIPWSVHATKTEIANLTVTVFAVAQTGDRLTKKILADAAAMLAEDACACASQIAPAGSPVEFVLNGGVMLRNPSFMRDVSRRIRTCWSRRARVIPLARPSVWGAVKLAEGVVRPEIGKACSASQPVAPLTLPAPIADLQVLSDSPTELRNPRSIKLDRLPLPQGIELMLSEDALIPAAVLKEKRALTQVVEKVVAAFQTNGRLFYAGAGTSGRLGVLDASEIPPTFRAPREQVQGIIAGGRQALWSAVEGAEDDVQAGSEAISFRQLDAQDVFIGIAASGRTPFVWGALHEANRRGAFTVLLCFNPAMREAVRKLREPAWKPKVLLTPNVGPEVLTGSTRLKSGTATKLVLNIITTLAMTKVGKVISNLMVDLNPSNVKLRDRAIRILVQLTASTPDQARAALEATGWVVKSAYERLKKG is encoded by the coding sequence ATGACCGCTTCCATTGTTTCTCCTGTGCTGTTGGGTATCGAAGGCGGCGGCACCCGCACCAGCGTGCGGTTGGTGGATGGCGCAGGGACGACACTGATGAATTTCCAAACCGGACCCGCGGTGCTCTCGCTGATGACGGACCGCGAATTACGCTGGCATCTCCGAGCGATAGCGGAGCGACTGCTTTATGTCCCGCAAGCCATCGGTGTCGGGCTGGCCGGGGCACGCACCCATGTGGATCAAGAGCGACTGGCCAAGGCGATTTCACGCATCTGGCCCAACATCCCCTGTGTCGCGACGAATGACCTGGAAACAGCCCTCGCTGCGGCACCGGAGTCGGTCAAGGAACTGCCGCGGGTGCTCGTCTTGAGTGGCACAGGTTCGTGCTGCTTTGGCCGCACGCCCGACGGACGAACGGCCAAGGTTGGGGGGCGAGGGCACATCATTGGCGACCGCGGCAGTGCCTGTGATATCGGCCTGCGTGCTTTACGTGCGGTGATGGCGGATCTGGATCACCGAGGCCGTATGGGGAAGCTGGGTGTGGCGATTCTGAATGCTCTCATGTTCAATGAACCGGATCAGCTCATCCCGTGGTCCGTGCATGCGACGAAAACCGAGATCGCGAATCTCACGGTGACCGTCTTTGCCGTCGCTCAGACAGGGGATCGATTGACCAAAAAAATCTTGGCGGATGCCGCAGCGATGCTGGCCGAAGACGCATGCGCATGTGCCAGTCAGATTGCCCCGGCGGGTAGTCCGGTGGAGTTCGTTCTGAATGGCGGTGTCATGCTGCGCAATCCCAGTTTCATGCGAGACGTGAGCCGCCGTATCAGGACGTGCTGGAGCAGACGTGCACGCGTCATACCACTCGCACGGCCCTCGGTGTGGGGTGCCGTGAAGCTGGCTGAAGGTGTGGTTAGGCCAGAGATCGGCAAAGCCTGTTCCGCGTCTCAACCTGTGGCACCCCTGACCCTACCTGCTCCAATCGCGGACCTGCAAGTTCTCTCAGACTCTCCCACCGAGCTGCGTAATCCTCGTTCGATCAAGCTGGATCGGTTGCCCTTGCCCCAAGGGATCGAACTCATGTTGAGCGAAGATGCCCTGATCCCTGCGGCAGTCTTGAAGGAGAAGCGGGCCCTGACTCAGGTGGTCGAGAAAGTCGTGGCCGCGTTTCAAACCAACGGGCGCCTCTTTTATGCCGGAGCAGGCACCAGCGGGCGTCTCGGGGTGCTGGATGCCAGTGAGATACCTCCGACGTTCCGTGCTCCGCGTGAACAGGTGCAGGGTATCATTGCCGGGGGGCGGCAGGCCCTATGGAGCGCTGTCGAAGGAGCTGAGGATGATGTGCAGGCCGGAAGTGAAGCGATCTCTTTCCGACAGCTTGACGCCCAGGATGTCTTCATCGGCATCGCCGCCAGTGGTCGCACGCCGTTTGTGTGGGGAGCCTTGCATGAGGCCAATCGCCGGGGTGCATTCACGGTGCTGCTGTGCTTCAATCCGGCAATGAGAGAGGCCGTGCGCAAGTTGCGCGAACCGGCCTGGAAACCGAAGGTTCTGCTCACGCCCAATGTGGGACCCGAGGTGCTGACGGGTTCGACTCGTTTGAAATCCGGCACGGCCACCAAGCTGGTGCTCAACATCATCACTACGCTGGCCATGACCAAGGTCGGCAAGGTGATCAGCAATCTCATGGTGGATTTGAATCCCTCCAACGTGAAGTTGCGAGATCGAGCGATCCGGATCCTCGTTCAACTCACGGCCTCCACGCCTGATCAAGCCCGCGCTGCCTTGGAAGCCACGGGATGGGTGGTGAAGTCAGCGTATGAGCGATTGAAGAAAGGGTGA